In one Pseudomonas sp. MM211 genomic region, the following are encoded:
- the pnuC gene encoding nicotinamide riboside transporter PnuC, which produces MSPLEACASLLGLIAVWLTVRQNPWCWPVGLVMVVLYAWVFFEARLYSNVLLQFVYAALQLYGWWHWTRGDRPDERLQVSSLGLRPISAGLALGLLGSVVLGVLMSTYTDASAPWQDATLCAFSLVAQLWMAKKRLQCWPLWIVLDLLFVALFIDQALYSTAALYGLFTLLACHGWLTWRRELVVRAS; this is translated from the coding sequence ATGTCACCGCTCGAAGCCTGTGCCTCACTGCTCGGCCTGATCGCCGTCTGGCTGACCGTGCGCCAGAATCCCTGGTGCTGGCCTGTTGGCTTGGTCATGGTGGTGCTCTATGCATGGGTATTCTTCGAGGCGCGGCTGTATTCCAACGTGCTGCTGCAATTCGTCTACGCCGCCCTGCAGCTCTACGGATGGTGGCACTGGACACGGGGCGACCGGCCTGACGAGCGCCTTCAGGTATCCAGCCTGGGTCTTCGCCCGATCTCCGCCGGCCTTGCGCTGGGCCTGCTGGGCTCGGTCGTACTGGGTGTATTGATGAGCACCTACACTGATGCCAGCGCGCCTTGGCAGGATGCAACGCTGTGTGCCTTCAGCCTGGTGGCGCAGCTGTGGATGGCCAAGAAACGCCTGCAGTGCTGGCCGCTGTGGATCGTCCTCGATCTGCTCTTCGTCGCGCTGTTCATCGACCAGGCGCTCTACTCCACCGCCGCTCTGTACGGCCTGTTCACCCTGCTCGCCTGTCACGGCTGGCTGACCTGGCGACGCGAACTGGTCGTGCGTGCATCATGA
- a CDS encoding AAA family ATPase, with translation MKVLVLTGPESSGKSWLANGLQQRFGGIIVGEYVRHFIDSEQRDTCYADIPAIARGQLAWEDAAREKRPHLLILDTHLLSNILWSHELFGDCPDWMEPALLEREYHLHLLLDPRGVEWVSDGQRCQPELAQRVVFHQACAAWLAAHEQAVVEIAGAWSERQNEVIGLVEAWLAVGE, from the coding sequence ATGAAGGTTCTGGTACTGACGGGCCCGGAGTCCAGCGGCAAGAGCTGGCTGGCCAATGGGTTGCAGCAGCGCTTCGGGGGAATCATCGTTGGTGAGTACGTGCGCCACTTCATCGACAGCGAGCAACGCGATACCTGCTACGCCGACATACCCGCCATCGCCAGGGGCCAGCTGGCCTGGGAAGATGCCGCGCGGGAGAAGCGCCCTCACCTGCTGATTCTCGATACTCACCTGCTGAGCAATATCCTCTGGAGCCATGAGCTGTTCGGTGACTGTCCCGACTGGATGGAACCGGCGCTGCTCGAGCGTGAATACCACCTGCATCTATTGCTCGACCCGCGCGGGGTCGAATGGGTCAGTGACGGCCAGCGCTGCCAGCCGGAGCTCGCACAGCGGGTCGTTTTTCATCAGGCCTGCGCTGCATGGCTCGCGGCACATGAGCAGGCCGTCGTGGAAATTGCAGGGGCCTGGAGTGAGCGCCAGAACGAAGTCATTGGCCTGGTCGAAGCCTGGCTGGCAGTTGGCGAATAA
- a CDS encoding c-type cytochrome produces the protein MRMIRRTLQIILLLLLIALMIATYFIAKPNLPDYKPADKVHYLGQWSEQERQFYYYTPQGTRVKGLQYAWFSALELPFGNAKFADPDYLARFGFLTQPGQKATALNPGNLPVGFTRHQDDESGVEYLDITCAACHTGELRFKGQAVRIDGGAALHSLASTVPTLKGGSFGQSLGMSMAFTYYNPLKFRRFAREVLGERYEREYDTLRVEFKQVLDRLLSTAYNDWHRGLYPTEEGFGRTDAFGRIANTVFGDSIDAANYRIADAPVSYPHLWDIWKFDWVQWNGSAMQPMARNVGESLGVGATLHLLDENGQAVPEAQRYASSVRINDLYALEETLKRLQPPAWPEKIFGKVDIALASRGRALFQENCAHCHAPQVVPPDKRMAPERDPEWHMRVIPTSIVGTDSTTADNIADHRFDISKLGWTKAELAKLDVKLFSNSLDKVDLRAISTAEALAYVTAYVEERAYRDNGIAPEQRKRMDGYGLPIGVQEIRGYKARPLDSIWATPPFLHNGSVPTLFHLLSPVSERPSRFWVGNFEFDPKHVGFVSDKFPGGFLLDTRIKGNGNNGHEFRDGCRNDGVIGRGLQPEERWALVEYLKVLGNAQLENQLSEVPSKPWSPGQFCQGSVTANNKESNDA, from the coding sequence ATGCGCATGATTCGCCGCACCTTGCAGATCATCCTTCTGCTGTTGCTCATCGCGTTAATGATCGCCACTTACTTCATCGCCAAGCCTAATCTTCCCGACTACAAGCCAGCGGACAAGGTGCATTACCTTGGGCAATGGAGCGAGCAGGAACGTCAGTTCTACTACTACACCCCCCAGGGAACGCGGGTGAAGGGTCTGCAGTACGCATGGTTCTCGGCGCTGGAGCTGCCCTTCGGCAACGCCAAGTTCGCCGACCCCGACTACCTGGCACGTTTCGGCTTTCTCACCCAGCCCGGGCAAAAGGCCACGGCACTCAATCCTGGCAACCTGCCGGTGGGCTTCACACGCCATCAGGATGACGAAAGCGGCGTTGAGTACCTGGACATCACCTGCGCCGCCTGTCACACCGGCGAGCTGCGCTTCAAGGGCCAGGCGGTGCGTATCGACGGCGGCGCAGCCTTGCACTCCCTGGCTTCCACCGTGCCGACCCTAAAGGGGGGCAGCTTTGGCCAGTCCCTCGGCATGAGCATGGCGTTCACCTACTACAACCCGCTGAAGTTCCGCCGCTTCGCCCGGGAGGTATTGGGCGAGCGCTACGAGCGCGAGTACGACACCCTGCGGGTAGAATTCAAGCAAGTCCTCGATCGGCTGCTGAGTACCGCTTACAACGACTGGCACAGAGGCCTGTACCCGACCGAAGAAGGCTTCGGCCGTACCGATGCTTTCGGGCGCATCGCCAATACCGTGTTCGGTGACAGCATCGACGCCGCCAATTACCGGATTGCCGATGCACCGGTCAGCTATCCGCACCTCTGGGATATCTGGAAATTCGACTGGGTGCAGTGGAACGGCTCGGCCATGCAGCCCATGGCACGTAACGTCGGCGAATCGCTCGGCGTTGGCGCCACGCTGCATCTGCTCGACGAAAACGGGCAAGCCGTCCCGGAGGCTCAGCGTTATGCCTCCAGCGTCCGCATCAACGACCTCTATGCACTGGAGGAAACGCTCAAGCGCCTGCAACCGCCTGCGTGGCCGGAAAAGATCTTTGGCAAGGTGGATATCGCCTTGGCCAGCCGAGGGCGCGCCCTGTTCCAGGAAAACTGCGCCCACTGCCACGCACCACAGGTCGTTCCGCCGGATAAACGCATGGCCCCGGAGCGCGACCCAGAGTGGCACATGCGCGTCATCCCGACGTCCATCGTCGGCACCGACTCCACCACTGCCGACAATATCGCCGACCATCGTTTCGACATCAGCAAGCTGGGGTGGACGAAAGCGGAGCTGGCCAAGCTCGACGTCAAGCTGTTCAGCAACAGCCTCGACAAGGTCGACTTGCGCGCCATCTCCACCGCCGAAGCGCTGGCTTACGTCACCGCCTATGTCGAAGAGCGGGCCTACCGCGACAACGGCATCGCACCGGAGCAGCGCAAGCGCATGGACGGCTATGGCCTACCTATCGGTGTGCAGGAGATCCGCGGCTACAAGGCGCGCCCCCTCGACAGCATCTGGGCCACCCCGCCCTTCCTGCACAACGGCTCGGTACCCACGCTGTTTCATCTGCTGTCGCCGGTCTCGGAGCGCCCCAGCCGCTTCTGGGTCGGCAACTTCGAATTCGATCCCAAGCATGTCGGCTTCGTAAGCGACAAATTCCCCGGCGGTTTCCTTCTCGATACCCGTATCAAAGGCAACGGCAACAACGGCCACGAGTTCCGCGACGGCTGCCGTAACGACGGCGTCATTGGCCGCGGCCTGCAGCCAGAGGAGCGTTGGGCGCTGGTCGAGTACCTGAAAGTGCTGGGTAATGCGCAGCTGGAAAATCAATTGAGCGAAGTGCCGAGCAAACCCTGGAGCCCCGGACAGTTCTGCCAGGGCAGCGTGACGGCAAACAACAAGGAGTCCAACGATGCTTAA
- a CDS encoding catalase family protein, whose amino-acid sequence MLKRFWLWLGRLLGKTLVVLLVVGLGGWAIGAAYYSWKFSGPVSSEEQIPANEAAYTEGIIEDAIRVVEQHRDNTRVLRDAHAKAHGCVKAEVTVRAELDETLRHGVLSEPGKTWQAWMRLSNGNAYPQFDRARDARGMAIKLLDVPGNKLMVNPRHADEQDFVMFNHPAFFVRDVAEYRSNFAAQADGKKALAFFPSLDPRSWEIRHLIIALKTLSPAPSSPVETTYNSIAPFKLGPHNIKYRVIPSPESCPTYAIPKPNTDLPNFLRSALYQQLSLDRMPACFALQVQRQNPNHYMPIEDPSVEWDERISPFETVADIRLPAQDFDSSEQNLFCDNLSFNPWHALPEHRPIGGINRLRKAVYEAVSVYRHDRNAALAQ is encoded by the coding sequence ATGCTTAAACGATTCTGGCTTTGGCTCGGCCGGCTTCTGGGCAAAACACTCGTCGTGCTATTGGTCGTCGGCCTTGGTGGCTGGGCCATAGGCGCCGCTTACTACAGCTGGAAGTTTTCCGGGCCAGTTTCCAGCGAGGAACAGATACCCGCCAATGAGGCGGCCTATACTGAGGGCATCATCGAAGATGCCATCCGCGTGGTCGAGCAGCACCGCGATAATACCCGCGTCCTGCGCGACGCCCATGCCAAGGCGCACGGTTGTGTGAAGGCCGAAGTCACGGTGAGAGCAGAGCTCGATGAAACCCTGCGCCATGGCGTGCTCAGCGAACCGGGCAAGACCTGGCAGGCCTGGATGCGCCTGTCCAACGGCAACGCCTATCCGCAGTTCGACCGCGCTCGTGATGCCAGGGGTATGGCCATCAAGCTGCTCGACGTTCCAGGCAACAAGCTGATGGTCAATCCGCGCCATGCCGACGAGCAGGATTTCGTGATGTTCAACCATCCGGCATTCTTCGTACGTGACGTTGCCGAGTACCGGAGCAACTTCGCCGCCCAGGCGGACGGCAAGAAAGCGCTGGCCTTCTTCCCCAGCTTAGATCCCCGTAGCTGGGAAATCCGCCACCTGATCATCGCCCTGAAAACGCTTTCGCCTGCGCCGAGCAGCCCGGTCGAAACGACCTACAACTCGATCGCCCCCTTCAAGCTGGGCCCACACAACATCAAGTACCGGGTCATCCCCAGCCCTGAAAGCTGCCCGACCTACGCGATTCCCAAGCCCAATACCGACTTGCCCAACTTCCTGCGCAGCGCGCTTTATCAGCAGCTTTCGCTGGATCGCATGCCGGCCTGCTTCGCGCTGCAGGTACAACGGCAAAATCCGAACCATTACATGCCGATCGAGGATCCCAGCGTGGAATGGGACGAGCGAATTTCTCCGTTCGAAACCGTCGCGGACATCCGCCTCCCAGCCCAGGACTTCGACAGCTCGGAGCAGAACCTGTTTTGCGACAACCTGTCCTTCAATCCTTGGCACGCCTTACCGGAGCATCGTCCAATCGGCGGTATCAATCGCTTGCGCAAGGCAGTCTACGAAGCGGTAAGCGTCTATCGCCACGATCGCAACGCCGCTCTGGCTCAGTGA
- the queD gene encoding 6-carboxytetrahydropterin synthase QueD, translated as MELFKEFIFEAAHRLPHVPEGHKCARLHGHSFRIAVYIEGEVDPHTGWIRDFSEIKAIFKPIYEQLDHNYLNDIPGLENPTSEVLAKWVWQQLKPLLPELSRIRIHETCSSGCEYRGD; from the coding sequence TTGGAACTGTTCAAAGAATTCATCTTCGAAGCCGCCCACCGGCTCCCGCACGTGCCGGAAGGCCATAAATGCGCGCGCCTGCACGGCCATTCCTTCCGCATCGCGGTGTATATCGAGGGAGAGGTCGACCCGCATACCGGATGGATTCGCGACTTTTCGGAGATTAAGGCCATCTTCAAGCCGATCTACGAACAACTCGACCACAACTACCTCAACGACATCCCTGGCCTGGAAAACCCGACCAGCGAAGTTCTCGCCAAATGGGTATGGCAGCAACTCAAACCGCTGCTCCCGGAGCTGTCACGCATTCGTATTCACGAGACCTGCAGCAGCGGCTGCGAATACCGCGGTGACTGA
- a CDS encoding DMT family transporter: MSTPHVRNDSVYQGIALIVSAVFLLSLADASVKYFSTRLALWQLFLLVSCISVPLLGTWLATRISSGQLHVTSVPWVTARSILLLLMWVAYYSALPLIPLSVAAVAIYTTPLFIAILSTCYGAERLSARGWIAVAVGFAGVAIVLRPGSEAFDLAVLLPVIGAVFYAAAMVVTRRHCRGEHPLVMALGLNIAFLIAASFGGLLSYLGGPALMASAPGLFLTWQPIGWQEAIFIVSYAIALVTINTATAKAYQIAPSALIGTFDYIYLIFACLWGYLIFDEVPGVHTWGGMLLILVAGLLVIRR; the protein is encoded by the coding sequence ATGAGCACTCCGCACGTCAGAAATGACAGCGTATATCAGGGAATAGCGCTGATCGTATCTGCCGTTTTCCTGCTCTCGCTCGCGGATGCATCAGTGAAGTATTTCAGTACTCGATTGGCGCTATGGCAGCTATTTCTACTCGTGTCCTGCATTTCGGTTCCACTCCTTGGAACATGGCTGGCCACAAGAATAAGCTCCGGGCAACTGCACGTGACATCGGTGCCTTGGGTTACAGCAAGGAGCATCTTGCTGTTACTGATGTGGGTAGCCTATTACTCGGCGTTGCCACTCATTCCCCTCTCGGTAGCTGCCGTTGCCATATACACCACACCTCTCTTCATCGCGATTCTTTCAACGTGCTATGGCGCAGAGCGCCTCTCGGCCCGTGGCTGGATAGCCGTAGCGGTAGGCTTCGCGGGAGTCGCTATCGTCTTACGCCCCGGATCTGAAGCATTTGATCTTGCTGTGCTTTTACCCGTAATCGGCGCGGTGTTTTATGCCGCCGCGATGGTGGTGACGCGCCGGCACTGTCGAGGCGAGCATCCACTGGTAATGGCTCTGGGCCTGAACATAGCTTTTCTAATCGCCGCCAGCTTTGGCGGTCTCCTGTCCTATCTAGGTGGCCCGGCCTTGATGGCCTCTGCGCCAGGGCTGTTTTTGACCTGGCAACCCATAGGCTGGCAGGAAGCAATTTTTATCGTCAGCTATGCAATTGCCTTGGTTACCATCAATACCGCAACAGCGAAAGCTTACCAAATTGCACCTTCGGCGCTGATCGGGACTTTTGACTACATTTACCTTATTTTTGCATGCTTATGGGGATACTTGATATTTGACGAAGTGCCCGGCGTGCATACATGGGGCGGGATGCTGTTGATCCTGGTTGCCGGTTTACTCGTGATACGCCGCTAA
- a CDS encoding GGDEF domain-containing protein, producing MVPPSQKNTIDFDAAKLQRLDFSNRKDQARPISLAQLRQRLGLQLQTSLDAERILGMFFRELQHLVPVDALGYQHLSSDLRLDMGQQANHSATYRLSHESEYLGELTFRRRQRFSDQELAQLESLLACLLFPLRNALLYRVAIQSALRDPLTNTGNRVAMDQVLGREIELARRNGQPMSLLMLDIDHFKRINDEHGHSAGDEVLKAVAATLKDQLRNIDMVFRYGGEEFLVLLSGTPREGAALVGERLRESVLGLQCVAQGKPIELSVSLGCATLEAGEPLENLLNRADKALYSAKRNGRNCMAMAS from the coding sequence ATGGTTCCACCTAGCCAGAAGAACACGATCGATTTCGATGCTGCCAAGCTGCAGCGTCTCGATTTCTCGAATCGTAAGGATCAGGCACGCCCGATCAGCCTCGCGCAATTGCGCCAGCGACTTGGCCTGCAATTACAAACCAGCCTGGATGCAGAACGCATTCTCGGTATGTTCTTTCGTGAGCTCCAGCACCTGGTGCCGGTCGATGCGCTCGGCTACCAGCACTTGAGCAGCGACCTGCGCCTGGACATGGGTCAACAGGCCAATCATTCGGCCACCTACCGCCTCAGCCATGAGAGCGAATACTTGGGTGAGCTGACCTTTCGCCGCCGCCAACGCTTCTCCGATCAGGAGCTGGCCCAGCTGGAGTCGCTGCTCGCCTGCCTGCTATTCCCGCTACGCAACGCCCTGCTCTACCGCGTTGCCATCCAGAGCGCGCTGCGCGACCCCCTGACCAACACCGGCAACCGCGTCGCCATGGATCAGGTACTAGGACGGGAAATCGAGCTGGCTCGCCGTAACGGGCAACCGATGTCGCTGTTGATGCTGGATATCGACCACTTCAAACGCATCAACGATGAGCACGGTCATAGCGCTGGCGACGAAGTCCTGAAGGCCGTAGCCGCGACCCTCAAGGATCAGCTACGCAATATCGACATGGTGTTCCGCTACGGTGGCGAAGAGTTTCTGGTACTGCTTTCCGGCACACCACGCGAAGGTGCCGCACTGGTGGGGGAGCGCCTGCGCGAGTCGGTGCTGGGGCTGCAATGCGTGGCGCAAGGCAAGCCCATAGAACTCTCTGTCAGCCTCGGTTGCGCCACCCTGGAAGCAGGCGAGCCGCTTGAAAACCTACTCAACCGCGCAGACAAGGCGCTGTATAGCGCCAAACGCAACGGACGCAACTGCATGGCCATGGCTAGCTGA
- the rluB gene encoding 23S rRNA pseudouridine(2605) synthase RluB has translation MSETEEYSPAGEKLQKVLARIGLASRREIESWITAGRVKVNGKDATLGQRVDLHDAIAIDGRLLRREEATEALRRVLIYNKPDGEICTRDDPEKRPTVFDRLPRPKEGRWINIGRLDINTTGLLMFTTDGELANRLMHPSYQMDREYAVRVRGEVDEEMIERLKAGVMLEDGPAKFTDIKEAPGGEGFNHWYHCVVMEGRNREVRRLWESQGLVVSRLKRVRFGPVFMTSDLPMGRWREMSQREVDILSEEVGLKSVALPEMKEKAREKLERLQRKAAKPVGRGERPARTARPATGGPVQPSSSGRGSREEQGERPTRAPRTPRGEGRSEPSRGTPVAERPRDVGKKPGKPRGERPESAERAPRKPAGADNRRGRPASEGQRPGFGRGTRKPQ, from the coding sequence ATGAGTGAAACCGAAGAATACAGCCCCGCTGGCGAGAAACTGCAGAAAGTCCTGGCTCGTATTGGTCTGGCCTCGCGCCGTGAGATCGAGTCCTGGATCACCGCAGGTCGCGTCAAGGTCAACGGCAAAGACGCCACCTTGGGTCAGCGCGTCGACTTGCATGATGCCATCGCCATCGACGGCCGCCTGCTGCGCCGCGAAGAAGCGACGGAAGCACTGCGTCGCGTACTGATCTACAACAAGCCAGACGGCGAGATCTGCACCCGTGACGACCCGGAAAAACGCCCAACCGTGTTCGACCGCTTGCCGCGGCCGAAGGAAGGCCGTTGGATCAATATCGGCCGTCTGGATATCAATACCACCGGCCTGTTGATGTTCACTACGGATGGTGAGCTGGCTAACCGCCTGATGCACCCGTCCTATCAGATGGATCGCGAGTACGCGGTGCGTGTGCGTGGCGAAGTCGACGAAGAAATGATCGAGCGTCTCAAAGCTGGCGTGATGCTTGAAGACGGCCCGGCCAAGTTTACCGACATCAAGGAAGCGCCCGGCGGTGAAGGCTTCAACCATTGGTACCACTGCGTGGTCATGGAAGGGCGCAACCGTGAAGTGCGGCGCCTGTGGGAGTCTCAAGGTCTTGTGGTCAGCCGTTTGAAGCGTGTGCGCTTCGGCCCGGTATTCATGACCTCCGATCTGCCCATGGGCCGTTGGCGCGAAATGAGCCAGCGTGAAGTCGACATCCTCAGTGAAGAAGTCGGCCTCAAGTCGGTGGCGCTGCCGGAAATGAAGGAAAAGGCCCGCGAGAAGCTCGAGCGTTTGCAGCGCAAGGCAGCTAAACCGGTTGGCCGTGGTGAGCGCCCAGCGCGTACCGCGCGTCCGGCTACTGGCGGCCCCGTTCAGCCATCCAGCAGCGGTCGTGGTTCCCGTGAGGAGCAGGGCGAGCGTCCGACACGTGCGCCGCGCACTCCACGTGGTGAAGGTCGTAGCGAACCATCGCGTGGCACGCCAGTTGCCGAGCGTCCGCGTGATGTTGGCAAGAAGCCTGGCAAGCCTCGGGGCGAACGCCCGGAGTCGGCTGAGCGCGCGCCGCGTAAGCCTGCTGGTGCCGATAACCGCCGCGGTCGCCCGGCAAGCGAAGGTCAGCGTCCAGGTTTCGGCCGTGGTACTCGCAAGCCGCAGTAA
- a CDS encoding DUF1289 domain-containing protein: MKDPCISVCKFSDSICLGCGRSKAEIKAWKKLDKAEQRLVLAEADMRLLALGSKARRKR; this comes from the coding sequence ATGAAAGATCCCTGCATCAGTGTCTGCAAGTTCAGCGATAGCATTTGCCTGGGCTGCGGGCGCAGCAAGGCCGAGATAAAGGCCTGGAAAAAACTCGACAAGGCTGAGCAGCGCCTGGTTTTGGCCGAGGCCGATATGCGCTTGTTGGCACTAGGTTCCAAGGCGCGCCGCAAGCGTTGA
- the scpB gene encoding SMC-Scp complex subunit ScpB, whose protein sequence is MNLSDPKQLATLLEGLLLASGKPLSFERIMELFEEAERPEPDEFRKALAILGGSCKGRAFELKEVASGYRLQIRENLSTWVGRLWEERPQRYSRAMLETLALIAYRQPITRGEIEEIRSVAVNSQIVKTLLEREWIRVVGYREVPGRPAMFATTKGFLDHFNLKNLDELPPLAALRELEPEPILAQDDDPDVPQSLQARADLALGDEPEADSRSEAAAETSFGSLLAELDAMEQGLKTDFDDLARADEEPNREEQGAVFTAEDDSREESP, encoded by the coding sequence ATGAATCTATCCGATCCCAAACAACTCGCAACCTTGCTCGAGGGCCTTTTGCTCGCGTCTGGCAAGCCGCTGTCGTTCGAGCGGATCATGGAATTGTTTGAGGAGGCCGAACGGCCGGAGCCCGACGAGTTTCGCAAGGCGCTGGCGATTCTGGGCGGCAGTTGCAAGGGGCGGGCGTTCGAACTCAAGGAAGTAGCCTCCGGTTATCGCCTGCAGATCCGTGAGAATCTCTCCACCTGGGTGGGCCGTTTGTGGGAGGAGCGCCCGCAACGCTACTCCCGTGCCATGCTCGAAACCTTGGCACTGATCGCCTACCGTCAGCCCATCACTCGCGGCGAGATCGAGGAAATTCGTAGTGTTGCCGTGAACAGCCAGATCGTTAAAACCCTGCTGGAGCGAGAGTGGATTCGCGTGGTGGGCTATCGGGAGGTTCCCGGCAGGCCGGCGATGTTCGCGACCACCAAGGGCTTTCTCGATCACTTCAACCTGAAGAATCTCGACGAACTGCCGCCTCTGGCCGCACTGCGCGAGCTGGAGCCCGAGCCGATCCTGGCTCAGGATGACGACCCGGACGTACCGCAGAGCCTGCAGGCTCGCGCTGACCTTGCCTTGGGCGATGAGCCGGAAGCGGATAGCCGTTCCGAAGCCGCTGCCGAGACCAGCTTCGGTTCGCTGCTGGCCGAGCTCGACGCCATGGAGCAGGGCCTGAAAACCGATTTCGATGATTTGGCGCGTGCTGACGAAGAGCCGAACCGCGAAGAACAGGGCGCTGTCTTTACAGCTGAGGATGACAGCCGTGAAGAGAGCCCATGA